A single region of the Brassica rapa cultivar Chiifu-401-42 chromosome A03, CAAS_Brap_v3.01, whole genome shotgun sequence genome encodes:
- the LOC117132656 gene encoding uncharacterized protein LOC117132656 has product MAQEDYNLDMNTESVELTYSLQQMAPDLPPIHVTSDRQVRNLLEITKTHEVRLCVSSFSKMRTGDEAEEGHEAEEGDEAEDHDGEEDADIPVVADAEDYSEYGKVKDEDEEEDDEICFDDYKGAYGCEGEGSSADRIYVNQSFASKDALLSELRLTAVRHRFSFRIFKSTKTLFVATCRVSGCQWKVRASVKHGTKTFWVTKYLATHTCSIPDRIAQRKRCTPKYIGRLFIDRVGIIDGLNPQHIKDTMKNMFGMTLDYTTSYRALLYAQEMVRGSAEDGYERLPSYLEQIKAANLGSITAIELDSLNRFKYLFLAFGASIRGFKYQRRVIVVDGTHLSGKYGGTMLVAAAQDGNFQIYPLAFGIVDGENDESWEWFFTKLASCVSDEYPLVIVSDRHASIINACEKVFPWATRGICYYHLQENIVKKYKGKHFLYLVKGAAYAHTLYDFDRYMDEIRSANPDLAEYLEEADVTLWSRVHCQGDRYNLKTSNIAESINSALKRARGFPIQFLLEFIREKLGRWYWKRRGDALSLTTQHSRGVEHLLAVREENAYTLRVQQIDGWKFFVKGGNRDCNVDLEL; this is encoded by the exons ATGGCTCAAGAAGATTATAACCTGGACATGAACACAGAGTCTGTGGAGCTAACCTACTCATTACAACAGATGGCTCCAGACCTTCCTCCTATTCATGTTACAAGTGATAGACAAGTTCGGAACTTGCTCGAGATAACTAAAACGCATGAAGTACGTCTTTGTGTATCAAGCTTTAGCAAGATGAGAACG ggggatgaagctgaggaggggcATGAAGCTGaagagggggatgaagctgaggatcATGATGGGGAGGAGGATGCTGACATCCCTGTTGTTGCTGATGCTGAGGATTATAGTGAGTATGGAAAGGTTaaagatgaggatgaggaagaagatgatgaaatctGTTTTGATGATTACAAAGGGGCATATGGTTGTGAAGGAGAAGGATCATCTGCAGACAGAATCTATGTCAACCAGAGTTTTGCTAGTAAGGATGCACTGCTTTCAGAGTTGCGGTTGACAGCGGTGAGGCATAGGTTCTCCTTCAGAATATTCAAGTCAACGAAAACTCTGTTTGTGGCAACATGTCGTGTTAGTGGTTGTCAATGGAAGGTCCGAGCAAGTGTGAAACATGGGACTAAAACGTTTTGGGTAACCAAGTATTTGGCAACTCATACATGTTCTATCCCAGACAGAATCGCTCAGCGGAAACGTTGTACTCCGAAGTACATTGGTCGACTTTTCATAGATCGAGTTGGAATCATTGATGGGTTGAATCCGCAGCATATCAAAGATacaatgaagaacatgtttGGCATGACACTTGATTACACCACTTCATACAGAGCATTGTTATATGCGCAAGAAATGGTGAGAGGATCAGCAGAAGACGGGTATGAGCGACTGCCTTCATATTTGGAGCAAATCAAGGCAGCAAATCTGGGTTCTATCACAGCTATAGAACTCGATTCTCTGAATAGATTTAAGTATCTATTTCTTGCTTTTGGAGCTTCGATCAGAGGATTTAAGTATCAAAGAAGGGTCATTGTGGTAGATGGGACTCACCTAAGTGGGAAGTATGGGGGTACTATGTTGGTTGCAGCCGCACAAGACGGTAATTTTCAGATATATCCATTGGCTTTTGGGATCGTAGATGGTGAGAATGATGAATCTTGGGAATGGTTTTTCACAAAATTAGCGAGCTGTGTATCTGATGAGTATCCTCTGGTGATAGTCTCCGACAGGCACGCCTCCATTATAAATGCGTGTGAAAAGGTGTTTCCTTGGGCAACCCGAGGAATATGTTATTATCACCTTCAAGAGAATATTGTCAAAAAGTATAAAGGGAAGCATTTCTTGTACTTGGTGAAAGGTGCTGCTTATGCTCATACACTTTACGATTTTGATCGGTACATGGATGAGATACGGAGTGCAAATCCGGATCTTGCTGAGTATCTAGAGGAAGCCGATGTGACCCTATGGTCTAGGGTTCATTGTCAGGGAGACAGGTACAACTTAAAAACGAGCAATATCGCTGAATCAATTAACTCCGCACTGAAGCGAGCAAGAGGATTTCCTATTCAGTTCCTGCTGGAGTTCATAAGGGAGAAGCTAGGAAGGTGGTACTGGAAAAGGAGAGGAGATGCTTTGAGTCTTACAACTCAACATAGTCGGGGTGTTGAACACTTGCTTGCTGTCCGAGAGGAGAACGCGTATACTCTGAGAGTCCAACAAATTGATGGATGGAAGTTCTTTGTGAAAGGCGGCAATAGGGACTGTAATGTTGATCTGGAACTTTAA